One genomic region from Deltaproteobacteria bacterium encodes:
- a CDS encoding AAA family ATPase — protein sequence MRRDILRRPTALRLRSFDRFYTVAPEILALFVTLRRVARAQCTVLLEGETGTGKELIAKAIHAESPRRKAPFREVNCATFSPTLLESELFGHVHGAFTGAVRDRAGLFALADEGTLFLDEVAEIPLDLQGKLLRVMQEKTFIPVGATRPVKVNVRVISATNKILRREVAEGRFREDLSYRLRVVPVFLPPLRERRGDIDALFWLFVDKMNQEGLRQIEGVTRAAMDAIRSYRWPGNVRELRSAVEYAFVVGEGPVLGLAELPPEPRGQPPPGMSTLSLVDTERDRMLAALGRHNGRKAAAAAELGISRSTLWRRLYAYRLR from the coding sequence TTCGACCGCTTCTACACGGTCGCCCCGGAGATCCTGGCCCTCTTCGTGACGCTCCGGCGCGTGGCGCGCGCGCAGTGCACGGTGCTTCTCGAGGGAGAGACCGGAACGGGGAAGGAGCTCATTGCCAAGGCCATCCACGCCGAGAGTCCCCGTCGGAAGGCGCCGTTCCGAGAGGTCAACTGTGCCACCTTCTCGCCGACTCTGCTCGAATCGGAGCTCTTCGGCCACGTGCACGGCGCCTTCACGGGGGCCGTGCGCGACCGAGCGGGCCTCTTCGCGCTCGCCGACGAGGGCACGCTCTTCCTCGACGAGGTAGCGGAGATCCCACTCGATCTGCAGGGTAAGCTCTTGCGCGTCATGCAGGAGAAGACGTTCATCCCGGTGGGCGCCACGCGCCCTGTCAAGGTGAACGTGCGAGTGATCTCTGCAACTAACAAGATCCTTCGACGCGAGGTCGCGGAGGGACGCTTCCGTGAAGACCTGAGCTACCGCCTGCGGGTGGTCCCGGTGTTCCTCCCACCCCTGCGTGAGCGCCGGGGAGATATCGACGCGCTCTTCTGGCTGTTCGTGGACAAGATGAACCAGGAAGGGCTGCGGCAGATCGAGGGCGTGACGCGGGCGGCGATGGACGCGATCCGCAGCTACCGCTGGCCCGGCAACGTGCGCGAGCTGCGCAGCGCGGTCGAATACGCGTTCGTCGTCGGCGAGGGGCCGGTCCTGGGCCTTGCGGAGCTGCCCCCGGAGCCGCGCGGCCAGCCGCCTCCGGGGATGTCGACCCTGTCGCTGGTCGACACGGAGCGGGACCGCATGCTGGCGGCGCTCGGCAGGCACAACGGCCGTAAAGCCGCCGCCGCGGCGGAGCTGGGGATCAGCCGCTCCACTCTGTGGCGGCGACTCTACGCCTACCGCCTCCGCTGA
- a CDS encoding DUF433 domain-containing protein has product KPVVKGTRIAVEMVVDLLGRGYTAEQVLQQYDHITAEDVQACLAYAAEILQSEKVYALPR; this is encoded by the coding sequence GCAAGCCCGTCGTGAAAGGCACCCGCATCGCCGTGGAGATGGTGGTCGACCTTCTCGGCCGAGGCTATACGGCTGAACAGGTGCTCCAGCAGTACGATCACATCACCGCGGAGGACGTGCAGGCGTGCCTAGCCTATGCGGCCGAGATCCTGCAGTCCGAGAAGGTGTACGCGCTGCCCCGCTGA